Proteins from a single region of Gossypium arboreum isolate Shixiya-1 unplaced genomic scaffold, ASM2569848v2 Contig01088, whole genome shotgun sequence:
- the LOC128289287 gene encoding serine carboxypeptidase-like 44, with translation MEFQGVIFILFLFLLTGVDSNAFPTNDLISKFPGQPDVNFRQFARYIEVDENVDGRSLFYYFVEAEKDPLTQPLTIWLTGGPGCSSVGGAFGSVGPFIVTKDAHGLQTNSFSWNKVSNLLFIDSPIGSGWSYSNSSSDYNNGDDSTSKIIIGDQDGIIPTKGTLQHLEKLAEELNIKLTKEET, from the exons ATGGAATTTCAAGGAGTaatatttattctttttctttttcttctaacTGGAGTTGATTCCAATGCCTTCCCAACGAATGATTTGATAAGCAAATTTCCAGGACAACCAGATGTTAATTTCAGGCAATTTGCTAGATATATTGAAGTGGATGAAAATGTTGATGGTCGAAGTCTTTTTTACTATTTTGTTGAAGCTGAGAAAGATCCCTTGACTCAACCCCTCACAATTTGGTTAACTGGAG GACCAGGGTGTTCTTCAGTTGGAGGTGCCTTTGGAAGTGTTGGTCCTTTCATTGTTACGAAAGATGCTCATGGTCTCCAAACAAATTCCTTTTCTTGGAACAAAG TGTCAAATCTATTGTTCATCGACTCCCCTATTGGATCTGGATGGTCATATTCAAACTCAAGTAGTGATTATAATAACGGAGATGATAGCACTAGTAAGATCATAAT TGGAGATCAAGATGGTATAATACCGACAAAGGGAACCTTACAACATTTGGAAAAGTTGGCTGAGGAGttaaacatcaagttaacaaAAGAGGAAACATAG
- the LOC108452482 gene encoding uncharacterized protein LOC108452482: protein MSAEEGDWNFYLRTVSNSARDSNITNGPASDPSLLHAVKKLCEFCKREDKTSDDLVARVYPHLNKLFQRSVASLSQSNSSNGLLLLGILQFFLDFGEVVLHDADPSLHTFIRSCLSREFADPIVAAATLDFLYVNKNKLLISFPNLLPQFFPLILKLTAWNGGKLEKPFLKVLPGLVSPGSFLPLFPSLMDLPILVVALEKVERSSGSLVGNNIASIQKSKAPEMLLALMDEAYTGTTIGERGGDESEESSTINVADPLFLELLKDENDGLVERHWTSPGIAAVLQAAKNSPQSDRLKQILNIAPRLLDAYFTIALRDANSSLICALIPILMTRISALFPDQNYMYEVRRRLLEFMLAAFHRSPDLIPLLKKPIIDRLGNAYDSTEKTELALQLCWAVGEYGGGGPTHKDAARELFESLELLLYENLSSSRLGLRQEAAVDSNRKSFSKSSQSRLLCFVITAITKLATHHRELLPRARVALIKVARSRISDSKVSKRAQVYLGLIDEPGICLPVLGPSRPSHGFVHYPGTVNWNEGGNKMVAHIPFYILGEQEGPPFHDFSLSDVLPRR, encoded by the exons atgaGCGCCGAGGAAGGAGATTGGAATTTCTATCTCCGAACTGTATCGAACAGTGCCAGGGACTCCAATATCACCAATGGCCCTGCCTCCGATCCTTCTCTCCTTCACGCCGTTAAAAAGCTCTGCGAGTTTTGCAAGCGAGAAGATAAAACCTCCGATGATTTGGTTGCTAGGGTTTACCCTCATCTCAACAAGCTTTTCCAACGATCCGTTGCTTCCCTCTCTCAATCTAACTCTTCCAACGGACTCCTCTTACTG GGAATTCTTCAATTTTTCCTTGATTTTGGAGAGGTGGTTCTACATGATGCTGATCCAAGTTTGCATACATTCATCCGTTCATGTTTGAGCCG TGAGTTTGCAGATCCTATTGTTGCAGCAGCAACTCTTGATTTTCTTTATGTAAACAAGAACAAACTTCTCATATCTTTCCCCAACCTACTACCTCAG TTTTTCCCTTTGATTCTGAAGCTGACTGCATGGAATGGAGGAAA ATTAGAGAAGCCATTTCTCAAGGTTCTACCAGGATTGGTGTCACCTGGGTCATTTCTCCCACTATTTCCATCTTTAATGGACTTGCCAA TCTTGGTTGTGGCTTTGGAAAAGGTAGAACGAAGCTCAGGATCACTAGTAGGAAACAATATAGCTTCGATCCAAAAGAGTAAAGCTCCTGAG ATGCTACTTGCTCTCATGGATGAGGCTTATACTGGTACTACCATTGGGGAGAGAGGGGGAGATGAATCTGAGGAAAGCAGTACAATAAATGTGGCTGACCCTCTGTTTCTTGAACTTCTCAAGGATGAAAATGATGGCCTTGTT GAACGCCACTGGACTTCACCTGGGATTGCTGCAGTGCTACAGGCTGCAAAGAACAGCCCTCAGTCTGATAGATTGAAGCAAATACTCAACATAGCACCTCGGCTTCTTGATGCGTATTTCACTATAGCTTTGCGTGATGCAAATAGCT CATTAATCTGTGCATTAATTCCCATTCTGATGACAAGGATTTCCGCACTGTTTCCCGACCAGAACTATATGTACGAG GTTCGTAGAAGGCTTCTAGAATTCATGCTTGCCGCATTTCATCGTTCTCCAGATCTTATACCACTCTTGAAG AAGCCTATAATCGACAGACTCGGGAATGCATATGACAGCACAGAAAAG ACAGAACTGGCATTACAATTGTGTTGGGCTGTAGGCGAGTATGGTGGGGGTGGTCCAACTCACAAAGATGCTGCTAGAGAACTTTTTGAAAGTCTAGAGCTACTTTTGTATGAAAATCTTTCATCCAG TCGTCTAGGTCTGAGACAGGAAGCTGCGGTCGATTCTAACCGTAAGAGCTTCAGTAAGTCATCACAATCAAGGCTTCTATGTTTTGTTATCACAGCTATCACTAAGCTCGCCACTCATCACCGTGAACTATTGCCAAGAGCACGCGTAGCCTTGATCAAG GTTGCTCGATCTCGAATATCAGATTCAAAGGTGTCGAAGCGAGCTCAAGTTTATTTGGGATTAATTGATGAGCCTGGTATTTGTTTGCCTGTCTTGGGACCTTCCCGCCCTTCACATGGATTCGTGCATTATCCAGGCACTGTCAACTGGAATGAAGGAGGCAACAAAATGGTCGCACATATCCCGTTTTACATTCTCGGCGAACAGGAAG GTCCACCCTTCCATGATTTTTCACTATCAGATGTTCTTCCAAGAAGATGA